One genomic segment of Styela clava chromosome 3, kaStyClav1.hap1.2, whole genome shotgun sequence includes these proteins:
- the LOC120343085 gene encoding uncharacterized protein LOC120343085 isoform X7 — translation MLYAIKILFILGVCFSVSCLAKPGKGKSKGKGKHCLYNPCPRGKICHINGKCIGKPFPLPHPCANKYCPPKKVCKLGKCVCKTGVEIAGKCLLLPRYCPYVPCGKGKKCFNGKCIDSDSCYIHGCNPGKVCKNNVCVCRTGYDYNGRCSRCPAPKIPKRCPTSCPATCKNPKPSYCTKECDLSRKCVCPPGLVQISKTNDKCVRPSSCKRNCGNKICPAGFKCLAGLCARLVVSLCPYSCPTNKHCVGGLCVCLPPYFSYNGRCIKPCWNNHCPLHSSCYNGKCVCHAGYMKHEGRCYAIPTCDRIHCPYGYYCTKGKCIPSCTAVHCPHGHSCKNGKCIPVSCDTISCPHGHICEYGHCKPVTCDTISCPHGHICEYGQCKRICPSFKLYTDCATSCPKTCDNPNPSICTTVCRPGVQCVCPDDMYEKGGSTGICVAKTQCKRYCGWKWCPPHSICAGDRCICTGQGPHFGCEY, via the exons ATGTTATACgctataaaaatattgtttatactTGGAGTATGTTTCTCTGTTTCGTGTTTGGCAAAGCCGG GAAAAGGAAAGAGTAAAGGAAAGGGAAAGCATTGTCTCTACAATCCATGTCCGCGAGGCAAAATATGCCACATAAACGGAAAATGCATCG GTAAACCTTTTCCTTTGCCGCATCCTTGCGCAAACAAATACTGCCCACCTAAAAAAGTTTGCAAACTTGGGAAATGCGTTTGCAAAACAGGTGTGGAAATCGCTGGAAAATGCTTGC TACTGCCAAGGTATTGCCCGTATGTTCCTTGTGGAAAAGGGAAAAAATGTTTCAATGGAAAGTGCATTG ATTCTGACTCGTGTTATATTCACGGATGCAACCCAGGCAAAGTTTGCAAAAACAATGTGTGCGTATGCAGAACTGGATATGACTACAACGGAAGATGTTCTC GATGCCCAGCTCCGAAAATTCCCAAGCGATGCCCAACGAGTTGCCCGGCGACTTGTAAAAACCCAAAACCTTCATATTGCACAAAAGAATGTGACCTCAGCAGAAAATGTGTATGTCCTCCCGGTTTGGTACAAATCAGCAAAACTAATGATAAATGCGTTCGACCAAGCAGTTGCAAAAGAA ATTGTGGCAACAAAATTTGCCCCGCCGGTTTCAAATGTCTTGCTGGATTATGTGCACGTCTTGTAGTTTCATTATGTCCATATAGCTGTCCGACAAATAAACACTGCGTTGGTGGACTTTGCGTATGCTTGCCTCCTTACTTCTCGTATAACGGACGGTGCATAA AACCTTGTTGGAACAATCACTGTCCTCTGCACAGTTCTTGCTACAACGGAAAGTGTGTTTGTCACGCTGGATACATGAAACATGAAGGAAGATGTTATG CTATACCAACATGTGACAGAATCCATTGCCCATATGGATACTATTGCACAAAGGGAAAATGCATAC CAAGCTGTACAGCAGTCCACTGTCCACATGGGCATTCTTGCAAAAATGGAAAGTGCATAC CGGTGAGTTGCGACACAATAAGCTGCCCACATGGACACATCTGTGAATATGGACATTGCAAAC CGGTAACTTGCGACACAATAAGCTGTCCACATGGACACATCTGTGAATATGGACAATGCAAAC GAATCTGTCCGAGCTTCAAGTTGTACACTGATTGCGCAACCAGTTGCCCGAAAACTTGTGATAATCCTAATCCATCAATTTGTACGACTGTATGCCGACCAGGCGTACAGTGTGTTTGTCCTGATGATATGTATGAAAAGGGCGGTTCAACAGGAATTTGCGTTGCAAAGACCCAATGTAAAA gaTACTGTGGATGGAAATGGTGTCCCCCACACAGCATATGTGCTGGTGATCGTTGTATATGCACTGGTCAGGGACCACATTTTGGGTGTGAATATTGA
- the LOC120343085 gene encoding uncharacterized protein LOC120343085 isoform X8: protein MLYAIKILFILGVCFSVSCLAKPGKGKSKGKGKHCLYNPCPRGKICHINGKCIGKPFPLPHPCANKYCPPKKVCKLGKCVCKTGVEIAGKCLLLPRYCPYVPCGKGKKCFNGKCIDSDSCYIHGCNPGKVCKNNVCVCRTGYDYNGRCSRCPAPKIPKRCPTSCPATCKNPKPSYCTKECDLSRKCVCPPGLVQISKTNDKCVRPSSCKRNCGNKICPAGFKCLAGLCARLVVSLCPYSCPTNKHCVGGLCVCLPPYFSYNGRCIKPCWNNHCPLHSSCYNGKCVCHAGYMKHEGRCYAIPTCDRIHCPYGYYCTKGKCIPSCTAVHCPHGHSCKNGKCIPVTCDTISCPHGHICEYGQCKPVTCDTISCPHGHICEYGQCKRICPSFKLYTDCATSCPKTCDNPNPSICTTVCRPGVQCVCPDDMYEKGGSTGICVAKTQCKRYCGWKWCPPHSICAGDRCICTGQGPHFGCEY, encoded by the exons ATGTTATACgctataaaaatattgtttatactTGGAGTATGTTTCTCTGTTTCGTGTTTGGCAAAGCCGG GAAAAGGAAAGAGTAAAGGAAAGGGAAAGCATTGTCTCTACAATCCATGTCCGCGAGGCAAAATATGCCACATAAACGGAAAATGCATCG GTAAACCTTTTCCTTTGCCGCATCCTTGCGCAAACAAATACTGCCCACCTAAAAAAGTTTGCAAACTTGGGAAATGCGTTTGCAAAACAGGTGTGGAAATCGCTGGAAAATGCTTGC TACTGCCAAGGTATTGCCCGTATGTTCCTTGTGGAAAAGGGAAAAAATGTTTCAATGGAAAGTGCATTG ATTCTGACTCGTGTTATATTCACGGATGCAACCCAGGCAAAGTTTGCAAAAACAATGTGTGCGTATGCAGAACTGGATATGACTACAACGGAAGATGTTCTC GATGCCCAGCTCCGAAAATTCCCAAGCGATGCCCAACGAGTTGCCCGGCGACTTGTAAAAACCCAAAACCTTCATATTGCACAAAAGAATGTGACCTCAGCAGAAAATGTGTATGTCCTCCCGGTTTGGTACAAATCAGCAAAACTAATGATAAATGCGTTCGACCAAGCAGTTGCAAAAGAA ATTGTGGCAACAAAATTTGCCCCGCCGGTTTCAAATGTCTTGCTGGATTATGTGCACGTCTTGTAGTTTCATTATGTCCATATAGCTGTCCGACAAATAAACACTGCGTTGGTGGACTTTGCGTATGCTTGCCTCCTTACTTCTCGTATAACGGACGGTGCATAA AACCTTGTTGGAACAATCACTGTCCTCTGCACAGTTCTTGCTACAACGGAAAGTGTGTTTGTCACGCTGGATACATGAAACATGAAGGAAGATGTTATG CTATACCAACATGTGACAGAATCCATTGCCCATATGGATACTATTGCACAAAGGGAAAATGCATAC CAAGCTGTACAGCAGTCCACTGTCCACATGGGCATTCTTGCAAAAATGGAAAGTGCATAC CGGTAACTTGCGACACAATAAGCTGCCCACATGGACACATCTGTGAATATGGACAATGCAAAC CGGTAACTTGCGACACAATAAGCTGTCCACATGGACACATCTGTGAATATGGACAATGCAAAC GAATCTGTCCGAGCTTCAAGTTGTACACTGATTGCGCAACCAGTTGCCCGAAAACTTGTGATAATCCTAATCCATCAATTTGTACGACTGTATGCCGACCAGGCGTACAGTGTGTTTGTCCTGATGATATGTATGAAAAGGGCGGTTCAACAGGAATTTGCGTTGCAAAGACCCAATGTAAAA gaTACTGTGGATGGAAATGGTGTCCCCCACACAGCATATGTGCTGGTGATCGTTGTATATGCACTGGTCAGGGACCACATTTTGGGTGTGAATATTGA
- the LOC120343085 gene encoding uncharacterized protein LOC120343085 isoform X9, translating to MLYAIKILFILGVCFSVSCLAKPGKGKSKGKGKHCLYNPCPRGKICHINGKCIGKPFPLPHPCANKYCPPKKVCKLGKCVCKTGVEIAGKCLLLPRYCPYVPCGKGKKCFNGKCIDSDSCYIHGCNPGKVCKNNVCVCRTGYDYNGRCSRCPAPKIPKRCPTSCPATCKNPKPSYCTKECDLSRKCVCPPGLVQISKTNDKCVRPSSCKRNCGNKICPAGFKCLAGLCARLVVSLCPYSCPTNKHCVGGLCVCLPPYFSYNGRCIKPCWNNHCPLHSSCYNGKCVCHAGYMKHEGRCYAIPTCDRIHCPYGYYCTKGKCIPSCTAVHCPHGHSCKNGKCIPVSCDTISCPHGHICEYGHCKPSCSAIHCSYGHTCKNGKCIRICPSFKLYTDCATSCPKTCDNPNPSICTTVCRPGVQCVCPDDMYEKGGSTGICVAKTQCKRYCGWKWCPPHSICAGDRCICTGQGPHFGCEY from the exons ATGTTATACgctataaaaatattgtttatactTGGAGTATGTTTCTCTGTTTCGTGTTTGGCAAAGCCGG GAAAAGGAAAGAGTAAAGGAAAGGGAAAGCATTGTCTCTACAATCCATGTCCGCGAGGCAAAATATGCCACATAAACGGAAAATGCATCG GTAAACCTTTTCCTTTGCCGCATCCTTGCGCAAACAAATACTGCCCACCTAAAAAAGTTTGCAAACTTGGGAAATGCGTTTGCAAAACAGGTGTGGAAATCGCTGGAAAATGCTTGC TACTGCCAAGGTATTGCCCGTATGTTCCTTGTGGAAAAGGGAAAAAATGTTTCAATGGAAAGTGCATTG ATTCTGACTCGTGTTATATTCACGGATGCAACCCAGGCAAAGTTTGCAAAAACAATGTGTGCGTATGCAGAACTGGATATGACTACAACGGAAGATGTTCTC GATGCCCAGCTCCGAAAATTCCCAAGCGATGCCCAACGAGTTGCCCGGCGACTTGTAAAAACCCAAAACCTTCATATTGCACAAAAGAATGTGACCTCAGCAGAAAATGTGTATGTCCTCCCGGTTTGGTACAAATCAGCAAAACTAATGATAAATGCGTTCGACCAAGCAGTTGCAAAAGAA ATTGTGGCAACAAAATTTGCCCCGCCGGTTTCAAATGTCTTGCTGGATTATGTGCACGTCTTGTAGTTTCATTATGTCCATATAGCTGTCCGACAAATAAACACTGCGTTGGTGGACTTTGCGTATGCTTGCCTCCTTACTTCTCGTATAACGGACGGTGCATAA AACCTTGTTGGAACAATCACTGTCCTCTGCACAGTTCTTGCTACAACGGAAAGTGTGTTTGTCACGCTGGATACATGAAACATGAAGGAAGATGTTATG CTATACCAACATGTGACAGAATCCATTGCCCATATGGATACTATTGCACAAAGGGAAAATGCATAC CAAGCTGTACAGCAGTCCACTGTCCACATGGGCATTCTTGCAAAAATGGAAAGTGCATAC CGGTGAGTTGCGACACAATAAGCTGCCCACATGGACACATCTGTGAATATGGACATTGCAAAC CAAGCTGCTCAGCAATTCACTGTTCATACGGGCATACTTGCAAAAATGGAAAGTGCATAC GAATCTGTCCGAGCTTCAAGTTGTACACTGATTGCGCAACCAGTTGCCCGAAAACTTGTGATAATCCTAATCCATCAATTTGTACGACTGTATGCCGACCAGGCGTACAGTGTGTTTGTCCTGATGATATGTATGAAAAGGGCGGTTCAACAGGAATTTGCGTTGCAAAGACCCAATGTAAAA gaTACTGTGGATGGAAATGGTGTCCCCCACACAGCATATGTGCTGGTGATCGTTGTATATGCACTGGTCAGGGACCACATTTTGGGTGTGAATATTGA
- the LOC120343085 gene encoding uncharacterized protein LOC120343085 isoform X11, with amino-acid sequence MLYAIKILFILGVCFSVSCLAKPGKGKSKGKGKHCLYNPCPRGKICHINGKCIGKPFPLPHPCANKYCPPKKVCKLGKCVCKTGVEIAGKCLLLPRYCPYVPCGKGKKCFNGKCIDSDSCYIHGCNPGKVCKNNVCVCRTGYDYNGRCSRCPAPKIPKRCPTSCPATCKNPKPSYCTKECDLSRKCVCPPGLVQISKTNDKCVRPSSCKRNCGNKICPAGFKCLAGLCARLVVSLCPYSCPTNKHCVGGLCVCLPPYFSYNGRCIKPCWNNHCPLHSSCYNGKCVCHAGYMKHEGRCYAIPTCDRIHCPYGYYCTKGKCIPSCTAVHCPHGHSCKNGKCIPVTCDTISCPHGHICEYGQCKRICPSFKLYTDCATSCPKTCDNPNPSICTTVCRPGVQCVCPDDMYEKGGSTGICVAKTQCKRYCGWKWCPPHSICAGDRCICTGQGPHFGCEY; translated from the exons ATGTTATACgctataaaaatattgtttatactTGGAGTATGTTTCTCTGTTTCGTGTTTGGCAAAGCCGG GAAAAGGAAAGAGTAAAGGAAAGGGAAAGCATTGTCTCTACAATCCATGTCCGCGAGGCAAAATATGCCACATAAACGGAAAATGCATCG GTAAACCTTTTCCTTTGCCGCATCCTTGCGCAAACAAATACTGCCCACCTAAAAAAGTTTGCAAACTTGGGAAATGCGTTTGCAAAACAGGTGTGGAAATCGCTGGAAAATGCTTGC TACTGCCAAGGTATTGCCCGTATGTTCCTTGTGGAAAAGGGAAAAAATGTTTCAATGGAAAGTGCATTG ATTCTGACTCGTGTTATATTCACGGATGCAACCCAGGCAAAGTTTGCAAAAACAATGTGTGCGTATGCAGAACTGGATATGACTACAACGGAAGATGTTCTC GATGCCCAGCTCCGAAAATTCCCAAGCGATGCCCAACGAGTTGCCCGGCGACTTGTAAAAACCCAAAACCTTCATATTGCACAAAAGAATGTGACCTCAGCAGAAAATGTGTATGTCCTCCCGGTTTGGTACAAATCAGCAAAACTAATGATAAATGCGTTCGACCAAGCAGTTGCAAAAGAA ATTGTGGCAACAAAATTTGCCCCGCCGGTTTCAAATGTCTTGCTGGATTATGTGCACGTCTTGTAGTTTCATTATGTCCATATAGCTGTCCGACAAATAAACACTGCGTTGGTGGACTTTGCGTATGCTTGCCTCCTTACTTCTCGTATAACGGACGGTGCATAA AACCTTGTTGGAACAATCACTGTCCTCTGCACAGTTCTTGCTACAACGGAAAGTGTGTTTGTCACGCTGGATACATGAAACATGAAGGAAGATGTTATG CTATACCAACATGTGACAGAATCCATTGCCCATATGGATACTATTGCACAAAGGGAAAATGCATAC CAAGCTGTACAGCAGTCCACTGTCCACATGGGCATTCTTGCAAAAATGGAAAGTGCATAC CGGTAACTTGCGACACAATAAGCTGCCCACATGGACACATCTGTGAATATGGACAATGCAAAC GAATCTGTCCGAGCTTCAAGTTGTACACTGATTGCGCAACCAGTTGCCCGAAAACTTGTGATAATCCTAATCCATCAATTTGTACGACTGTATGCCGACCAGGCGTACAGTGTGTTTGTCCTGATGATATGTATGAAAAGGGCGGTTCAACAGGAATTTGCGTTGCAAAGACCCAATGTAAAA gaTACTGTGGATGGAAATGGTGTCCCCCACACAGCATATGTGCTGGTGATCGTTGTATATGCACTGGTCAGGGACCACATTTTGGGTGTGAATATTGA
- the LOC120343085 gene encoding uncharacterized protein LOC120343085 isoform X6 — translation MLYAIKILFILGVCFSVSCLAKPGKGKSKGKGKHCLYNPCPRGKICHINGKCIGKPFPLPHPCANKYCPPKKVCKLGKCVCKTGVEIAGKCLLLPRYCPYVPCGKGKKCFNGKCIDSDSCYIHGCNPGKVCKNNVCVCRTGYDYNGRCSRCPAPKIPKRCPTSCPATCKNPKPSYCTKECDLSRKCVCPPGLVQISKTNDKCVRPSSCKRNCGNKICPAGFKCLAGLCARLVVSLCPYSCPTNKHCVGGLCVCLPPYFSYNGRCIKPCWNNHCPLHSSCYNGKCVCHAGYMKHEGRCYAIPTCDRIHCPYGYYCTKGKCIPSCTAVHCPHGHSCKNGKCIPVSCDTISCPHGHICEYGHCKPVTCDTISCPHGHICEYGQCKRICPSFKLYTDCATSCPKTCDNPNPSICTTVCRPGVQCVCPDDMYEKGGSTGICVAKTQCKRYCGWKWCPPHSICAGDRCICTGQGPHFGCEY, via the exons ATGTTATACgctataaaaatattgtttatactTGGAGTATGTTTCTCTGTTTCGTGTTTGGCAAAGCCGG GAAAAGGAAAGAGTAAAGGAAAGGGAAAGCATTGTCTCTACAATCCATGTCCGCGAGGCAAAATATGCCACATAAACGGAAAATGCATCG GTAAACCTTTTCCTTTGCCGCATCCTTGCGCAAACAAATACTGCCCACCTAAAAAAGTTTGCAAACTTGGGAAATGCGTTTGCAAAACAGGTGTGGAAATCGCTGGAAAATGCTTGC TACTGCCAAGGTATTGCCCGTATGTTCCTTGTGGAAAAGGGAAAAAATGTTTCAATGGAAAGTGCATTG ATTCTGACTCGTGTTATATTCACGGATGCAACCCAGGCAAAGTTTGCAAAAACAATGTGTGCGTATGCAGAACTGGATATGACTACAACGGAAGATGTTCTC GATGCCCAGCTCCGAAAATTCCCAAGCGATGCCCAACGAGTTGCCCGGCGACTTGTAAAAACCCAAAACCTTCATATTGCACAAAAGAATGTGACCTCAGCAGAAAATGTGTATGTCCTCCCGGTTTGGTACAAATCAGCAAAACTAATGATAAATGCGTTCGACCAAGCAGTTGCAAAAGAA ATTGTGGCAACAAAATTTGCCCCGCCGGTTTCAAATGTCTTGCTGGATTATGTGCACGTCTTGTAGTTTCATTATGTCCATATAGCTGTCCGACAAATAAACACTGCGTTGGTGGACTTTGCGTATGCTTGCCTCCTTACTTCTCGTATAACGGACGGTGCATAA AACCTTGTTGGAACAATCACTGTCCTCTGCACAGTTCTTGCTACAACGGAAAGTGTGTTTGTCACGCTGGATACATGAAACATGAAGGAAGATGTTATG CTATACCAACATGTGACAGAATCCATTGCCCATATGGATACTATTGCACAAAGGGAAAATGCATAC CAAGCTGTACAGCAGTCCACTGTCCACATGGGCATTCTTGCAAAAATGGAAAGTGCATAC CGGTGAGTTGCGACACAATAAGCTGCCCACATGGACACATCTGTGAATATGGACATTGCAAAC CGGTAACTTGCGACACAATAAGCTGCCCACATGGACACATCTGTGAATATGGACAATGCAAAC GAATCTGTCCGAGCTTCAAGTTGTACACTGATTGCGCAACCAGTTGCCCGAAAACTTGTGATAATCCTAATCCATCAATTTGTACGACTGTATGCCGACCAGGCGTACAGTGTGTTTGTCCTGATGATATGTATGAAAAGGGCGGTTCAACAGGAATTTGCGTTGCAAAGACCCAATGTAAAA gaTACTGTGGATGGAAATGGTGTCCCCCACACAGCATATGTGCTGGTGATCGTTGTATATGCACTGGTCAGGGACCACATTTTGGGTGTGAATATTGA
- the LOC120343085 gene encoding uncharacterized protein LOC120343085 isoform X1, whose protein sequence is MLYAIKILFILGVCFSVSCLAKPGKGKSKGKGKHCLYNPCPRGKICHINGKCIGKPFPLPHPCANKYCPPKKVCKLGKCVCKTGVEIAGKCLLLPRYCPYVPCGKGKKCFNGKCIDSDSCYIHGCNPGKVCKNNVCVCRTGYDYNGRCSRCPAPKIPKRCPTSCPATCKNPKPSYCTKECDLSRKCVCPPGLVQISKTNDKCVRPSSCKRNCGNKICPAGFKCLAGLCARLVVSLCPYSCPTNKHCVGGLCVCLPPYFSYNGRCIKPCWNNHCPLHSSCYNGKCVCHAGYMKHEGRCYAIPTCDRIHCPYGYYCTKGKCIPSCTAVHCPHGHSCKNGKCIPVSCDTISCPHGHICEYGHCKPVTCDTISCPHGHICEYGQCKPSCSAIHCSYGHTCKNGKCIPVTCDTISCPHGHICEYGQCKRICPSFKLYTDCATSCPKTCDNPNPSICTTVCRPGVQCVCPDDMYEKGGSTGICVAKTQCKRYCGWKWCPPHSICAGDRCICTGQGPHFGCEY, encoded by the exons ATGTTATACgctataaaaatattgtttatactTGGAGTATGTTTCTCTGTTTCGTGTTTGGCAAAGCCGG GAAAAGGAAAGAGTAAAGGAAAGGGAAAGCATTGTCTCTACAATCCATGTCCGCGAGGCAAAATATGCCACATAAACGGAAAATGCATCG GTAAACCTTTTCCTTTGCCGCATCCTTGCGCAAACAAATACTGCCCACCTAAAAAAGTTTGCAAACTTGGGAAATGCGTTTGCAAAACAGGTGTGGAAATCGCTGGAAAATGCTTGC TACTGCCAAGGTATTGCCCGTATGTTCCTTGTGGAAAAGGGAAAAAATGTTTCAATGGAAAGTGCATTG ATTCTGACTCGTGTTATATTCACGGATGCAACCCAGGCAAAGTTTGCAAAAACAATGTGTGCGTATGCAGAACTGGATATGACTACAACGGAAGATGTTCTC GATGCCCAGCTCCGAAAATTCCCAAGCGATGCCCAACGAGTTGCCCGGCGACTTGTAAAAACCCAAAACCTTCATATTGCACAAAAGAATGTGACCTCAGCAGAAAATGTGTATGTCCTCCCGGTTTGGTACAAATCAGCAAAACTAATGATAAATGCGTTCGACCAAGCAGTTGCAAAAGAA ATTGTGGCAACAAAATTTGCCCCGCCGGTTTCAAATGTCTTGCTGGATTATGTGCACGTCTTGTAGTTTCATTATGTCCATATAGCTGTCCGACAAATAAACACTGCGTTGGTGGACTTTGCGTATGCTTGCCTCCTTACTTCTCGTATAACGGACGGTGCATAA AACCTTGTTGGAACAATCACTGTCCTCTGCACAGTTCTTGCTACAACGGAAAGTGTGTTTGTCACGCTGGATACATGAAACATGAAGGAAGATGTTATG CTATACCAACATGTGACAGAATCCATTGCCCATATGGATACTATTGCACAAAGGGAAAATGCATAC CAAGCTGTACAGCAGTCCACTGTCCACATGGGCATTCTTGCAAAAATGGAAAGTGCATAC CGGTGAGTTGCGACACAATAAGCTGCCCACATGGACACATCTGTGAATATGGACATTGCAAAC CGGTAACTTGCGACACAATAAGCTGCCCACATGGACACATCTGTGAATATGGACAATGCAAAC CAAGCTGCTCAGCAATTCACTGTTCATACGGGCATACTTGCAAAAATGGAAAGTGCATAC CGGTAACTTGCGACACAATAAGCTGTCCACATGGACACATCTGTGAATATGGACAATGCAAAC GAATCTGTCCGAGCTTCAAGTTGTACACTGATTGCGCAACCAGTTGCCCGAAAACTTGTGATAATCCTAATCCATCAATTTGTACGACTGTATGCCGACCAGGCGTACAGTGTGTTTGTCCTGATGATATGTATGAAAAGGGCGGTTCAACAGGAATTTGCGTTGCAAAGACCCAATGTAAAA gaTACTGTGGATGGAAATGGTGTCCCCCACACAGCATATGTGCTGGTGATCGTTGTATATGCACTGGTCAGGGACCACATTTTGGGTGTGAATATTGA
- the LOC120343085 gene encoding uncharacterized protein LOC120343085 isoform X5 encodes MLYAIKILFILGVCFSVSCLAKPGKGKSKGKGKHCLYNPCPRGKICHINGKCIGKPFPLPHPCANKYCPPKKVCKLGKCVCKTGVEIAGKCLLLPRYCPYVPCGKGKKCFNGKCIDSDSCYIHGCNPGKVCKNNVCVCRTGYDYNGRCSRCPAPKIPKRCPTSCPATCKNPKPSYCTKECDLSRKCVCPPGLVQISKTNDKCVRPSSCKRNCGNKICPAGFKCLAGLCARLVVSLCPYSCPTNKHCVGGLCVCLPPYFSYNGRCIKPCWNNHCPLHSSCYNGKCVCHAGYMKHEGRCYAIPTCDRIHCPYGYYCTKGKCIPSCTAVHCPHGHSCKNGKCIPVTCDTISCPHGHICEYGQCKPSCSAIHCSYGHTCKNGKCIPVTCDTISCPHGHICEYGQCKRICPSFKLYTDCATSCPKTCDNPNPSICTTVCRPGVQCVCPDDMYEKGGSTGICVAKTQCKRYCGWKWCPPHSICAGDRCICTGQGPHFGCEY; translated from the exons ATGTTATACgctataaaaatattgtttatactTGGAGTATGTTTCTCTGTTTCGTGTTTGGCAAAGCCGG GAAAAGGAAAGAGTAAAGGAAAGGGAAAGCATTGTCTCTACAATCCATGTCCGCGAGGCAAAATATGCCACATAAACGGAAAATGCATCG GTAAACCTTTTCCTTTGCCGCATCCTTGCGCAAACAAATACTGCCCACCTAAAAAAGTTTGCAAACTTGGGAAATGCGTTTGCAAAACAGGTGTGGAAATCGCTGGAAAATGCTTGC TACTGCCAAGGTATTGCCCGTATGTTCCTTGTGGAAAAGGGAAAAAATGTTTCAATGGAAAGTGCATTG ATTCTGACTCGTGTTATATTCACGGATGCAACCCAGGCAAAGTTTGCAAAAACAATGTGTGCGTATGCAGAACTGGATATGACTACAACGGAAGATGTTCTC GATGCCCAGCTCCGAAAATTCCCAAGCGATGCCCAACGAGTTGCCCGGCGACTTGTAAAAACCCAAAACCTTCATATTGCACAAAAGAATGTGACCTCAGCAGAAAATGTGTATGTCCTCCCGGTTTGGTACAAATCAGCAAAACTAATGATAAATGCGTTCGACCAAGCAGTTGCAAAAGAA ATTGTGGCAACAAAATTTGCCCCGCCGGTTTCAAATGTCTTGCTGGATTATGTGCACGTCTTGTAGTTTCATTATGTCCATATAGCTGTCCGACAAATAAACACTGCGTTGGTGGACTTTGCGTATGCTTGCCTCCTTACTTCTCGTATAACGGACGGTGCATAA AACCTTGTTGGAACAATCACTGTCCTCTGCACAGTTCTTGCTACAACGGAAAGTGTGTTTGTCACGCTGGATACATGAAACATGAAGGAAGATGTTATG CTATACCAACATGTGACAGAATCCATTGCCCATATGGATACTATTGCACAAAGGGAAAATGCATAC CAAGCTGTACAGCAGTCCACTGTCCACATGGGCATTCTTGCAAAAATGGAAAGTGCATAC CGGTAACTTGCGACACAATAAGCTGCCCACATGGACACATCTGTGAATATGGACAATGCAAAC CAAGCTGCTCAGCAATTCACTGTTCATACGGGCATACTTGCAAAAATGGAAAGTGCATAC CGGTAACTTGCGACACAATAAGCTGTCCACATGGACACATCTGTGAATATGGACAATGCAAAC GAATCTGTCCGAGCTTCAAGTTGTACACTGATTGCGCAACCAGTTGCCCGAAAACTTGTGATAATCCTAATCCATCAATTTGTACGACTGTATGCCGACCAGGCGTACAGTGTGTTTGTCCTGATGATATGTATGAAAAGGGCGGTTCAACAGGAATTTGCGTTGCAAAGACCCAATGTAAAA gaTACTGTGGATGGAAATGGTGTCCCCCACACAGCATATGTGCTGGTGATCGTTGTATATGCACTGGTCAGGGACCACATTTTGGGTGTGAATATTGA